The following nucleotide sequence is from Pandoraea oxalativorans.
CGGACGACTTCCCCATGGGAGGCCGTCTGACAAAACCGCGCCGCGCTCGGCGCGCCTTGGTAGCTTGAGCTTTCACGGTGACGCCTTGGCGAGGCGTCCGGAACGTTGTCGCGCGTCTCGTTGCGCGTCATGAAGGAGCGCTCGGGTGGATCGCGGTTCGCCCGCACCGTCCCCCCGCGGCACCCCATGCGGCGTGCGTAGCCCTTTGGACGAGCCACCGAAAAACTTCGATTCCGCGATGTCACCCGCTGCCGCGCGACGCGCAACACGCCCCCATAGGAGGGTTGGCACGTGAATTGCTGCCCGAAGACGTGAGGCCGCACGTCCGCGCGCGTTCGTCAAGTGATGGGGAGCAATTACAAATGGCTATCGTTTTCGCTTTCACCTACAAGGGATTCCGGATGCTCTGTACGGCACTGCCGGAGACCGGGGGCGGTTTTCGCGCCACGGCGCAGATATCGTCTCTTACCCCCGGCGTTTCGCACGACGATCGGGTAATCACGGTGCATGGGGGCGTGTACGTCAAGGGCCCGGCGGCGATTGAGGGGGCCGCTTCTCTGGCCCGAATGTGGGTCGATGCGCACCCGACGAAGTAAGCGCCGATGATGCGCCACCTGATGCGTTACCCTATCCGGCGCGCAGCACCGGGCAAGCGCGCAGCACGAGTCGACGCGAGCGCGACGGTGTCTCGCCGCTGTCGTTTTTCATGCCGGGCGACCTCCCGCACGCGGGACCCGGCCGTGTGCCGCCGGGCCGCCGGCGCGGCGGATCGGCGCCCGCGGGGCCCAGCGCAGCGCATTCGCCCGGGCCTGTGCGCCCACACACCAGCGTTCCGTGATCGATCCGCCGGGCGTCCCGCGGGCTCCCGCATACCGGCAATGGGAAAAATGGCAGATTCCGGCCGGCCGTCGCGCCTGAGGTGAACTTCAGTCGAACGTCAGGCGAATGCCGGTCGCACGCGACGTCACGCCGACCCCGCTTTTGCCTGTCGGCGGCTCGGCGCGAGCGCGCGACAGGCCGCGTGCGAGCGTGATTTACCAGCGGGCCTTCCGGTGAAGGTCGATCCACTCGCGCGCGAGCGACGCCGCCGACGCAAGCGCAAGCTGCTCCTTCTGACGGAACGTGTCCCGCGCGTGGGCTATCTGCCGCGCTTGAAATAAACCCGGGGCGGGCCACAGGATTTTCGCCGACCCTCGAAACCCGCCGTGCGTTGCCGGCGTAGCCGTGCACAACACCCGAAAGCCCTTGTAGGAAAAAGTAAGCACCGAAGCCATCGTCGTCATATTTCGCGGACTGCATGTCGGCGGTCTGTCTTCTTAGGGATGCCATTCGTACGACGCCGCGATTTACCGATGTTGGGGAAAAAACGGCGCACAGCCTGCGCCGCCCTGAACCGGTTGTTATCATAGAATGGACGCGCTCGCCGGCGCTACCCCCGGCGCCGGCCGACGACCGGCTCTCACCCGTCATCGCGACGACTCTCGGATCTGCGCGCGCGTTTTGCACGTGGCAGTCGGCGGCCGTCCCCCCACCCGCATGGCGCGGCACGCCGCGGTGTCACTTGACGCGCCGCCAGGCCTCATCAATGGCGCCGAGCACCGGCGGCACGAATTCATGCTCGTCAAACGACACGGGCCGATCGTCTTTCGGATAATTCACTGCGGCTTGCCCACGCAGCAAACCAAGCATCCTGGCGCTATGCGCGCCGGTCGCCGCGACCTCTGCGAGGACTTCCGACTCGATCTGATGGAGCAGCGCCCAGGTCAATACTCCGGCCTCGCGGTGACGCGACACAACGGCCGGTACCGCATCCTTCACGGCCGCAACAGCGGCAAATAGTGGATCCATTCGATCTCTCCTTGGCGTAGGTAAATAATCCATCGTTGCAATGGGGCCACCGCCTCGGCACACCTGTCCCGAACCGAGGCAGGCCATGGATCATCCGGGTTCACGCGGCGATGCCGTTTTGCGAAGCCAAGCCTGACAGCAGACTTCGCGATGCCGCCGGCAGAC
It contains:
- a CDS encoding DUF2471 family protein; its protein translation is MDPLFAAVAAVKDAVPAVVSRHREAGVLTWALLHQIESEVLAEVAATGAHSARMLGLLRGQAAVNYPKDDRPVSFDEHEFVPPVLGAIDEAWRRVK